From Virgibacillus natechei, the proteins below share one genomic window:
- the spoIID gene encoding stage II sporulation protein D has product MKKHKYSSKTMPQGWKKKKSTSLKQIKMKQKKEDPSMQKSNFKKFALLKHKKPKYFKKTTSKWKLPAAITLSTLLMLILVIPTLIVIPFGTDNQTEANIVENDPEQQEEVVESPFSVAVMRDISQTVEDVPLEDYIAGVVASEMPLEFEIEALKAQALAARTYVVDHILYSDTDDFDVTDTVQHQVYKDETELKEIYGDEYNELMKKAKEAVAATEGEILTHSDAPITPAYFSTSNGFTENSEEYWEDELPYLRSVESPWDEESPKFLDQEIFSIDEIENELQIDLPNNDAVAIEITRTESERVSDMGIDGNHFSGREIREQFELQSSDFTVEQKDDHLIFTTKGYGHGIGMSQYGANGMAEEGEDYLDIVNYYYKDVEISTVDDTAPTLVAS; this is encoded by the coding sequence ATGAAAAAACACAAGTATAGCAGTAAAACGATGCCTCAAGGATGGAAAAAGAAGAAATCAACAAGCCTTAAACAAATTAAAATGAAGCAGAAAAAAGAAGATCCCAGTATGCAGAAAAGTAATTTTAAGAAGTTTGCATTATTAAAGCATAAGAAACCGAAATATTTTAAAAAAACAACGAGCAAATGGAAGCTTCCTGCAGCAATTACATTATCAACTTTACTCATGCTAATTCTTGTAATACCAACTCTAATTGTGATTCCTTTTGGAACAGATAATCAAACGGAAGCCAATATTGTTGAAAATGATCCAGAACAGCAAGAGGAAGTAGTCGAATCGCCATTCTCTGTAGCTGTCATGCGAGACATTTCGCAGACAGTCGAAGATGTACCACTGGAAGATTATATTGCAGGGGTGGTTGCATCCGAAATGCCATTGGAATTTGAAATAGAAGCATTAAAAGCTCAAGCACTTGCTGCAAGAACGTACGTAGTCGATCATATACTTTATTCGGATACAGATGATTTTGATGTGACGGATACCGTTCAACATCAGGTTTATAAAGATGAAACGGAATTAAAAGAGATATATGGTGATGAATATAACGAGCTAATGAAAAAGGCTAAAGAAGCTGTCGCTGCTACGGAGGGAGAAATCTTAACCCACAGTGATGCACCAATTACACCCGCCTACTTTTCAACGAGTAATGGTTTTACGGAAAACTCTGAAGAATACTGGGAGGATGAGCTTCCTTATTTAAGAAGTGTTGAAAGCCCATGGGATGAAGAATCGCCTAAATTTTTGGATCAAGAAATATTTTCAATTGATGAGATAGAAAATGAGCTGCAAATTGACCTTCCGAATAATGATGCTGTTGCCATCGAAATAACCAGAACAGAAAGTGAACGTGTCAGTGACATGGGGATTGACGGAAATCATTTTTCAGGAAGGGAAATACGAGAACAATTTGAATTACAATCAAGTGATTTCACAGTAGAGCAAAAAGACGACCATTTGATTTTCACGACTAAAGGTTATGGCCATGGAATTGGAATGAGTCAATATGGAGCAAATGGGATGGCTGAAGAAGGAGAAGATTACCTGGACATTGTGAACTATTATTATAAAGATGTGGAGATTAGTACCGTTGATGATACAGCACCAACCCTCGTGGCAAGCTAA
- a CDS encoding ABC transporter ATP-binding protein: MNEKILQVSNLKKYFQVGKGKNLQAVNDVTFHINKGETFGLVGESGCGKSTIGRTVMGLYEKTAGDVIYNGENVHKLDVKQKFNFYRNMQMIFQDPYASLNPRSTVKEVISEPMEVHGIYKNKQELQTRVHQLLEEVGLHRDHANRYPHEFSGGQRQRIGIARALALNPEFIIADEPISALDVSVQAQVVNLLKELQVEKGLTYLFIAHDLSMVKQISDRIGVMYLGNMVELAGSEQLYENPLHPYTQALLSAIPIPDPDMEDNRERIILEGDLPSPIDPPSGCVFRTRCPAAMEVCSVKTPVWMEVEQDHYVACHLYDTE; encoded by the coding sequence ATGAATGAAAAAATCTTACAAGTAAGCAATCTGAAAAAATACTTTCAAGTAGGAAAAGGGAAGAACTTGCAAGCCGTAAATGACGTGACGTTTCATATTAATAAAGGAGAAACATTTGGTCTTGTTGGCGAATCCGGGTGTGGGAAATCTACAATTGGCCGAACCGTTATGGGGCTTTATGAAAAAACGGCTGGAGATGTTATCTATAATGGGGAAAATGTTCATAAATTGGATGTAAAGCAGAAATTTAACTTTTATCGTAATATGCAAATGATTTTCCAGGATCCTTATGCATCCCTCAATCCACGCTCAACGGTTAAGGAAGTAATCTCAGAGCCGATGGAAGTGCATGGCATCTATAAAAATAAACAGGAACTGCAAACGAGGGTTCACCAGTTATTAGAAGAGGTTGGTCTCCATCGAGATCATGCCAATCGATATCCCCATGAATTTAGTGGTGGCCAGCGTCAGCGGATTGGGATTGCTCGTGCGCTGGCATTGAATCCGGAATTTATAATTGCTGATGAACCAATTTCGGCATTAGACGTATCGGTTCAAGCCCAAGTCGTAAATCTACTAAAAGAGCTGCAAGTAGAAAAAGGGCTAACCTATTTATTCATTGCCCATGATCTATCCATGGTGAAGCAAATTTCAGATCGTATTGGGGTAATGTATTTAGGAAACATGGTTGAGCTTGCGGGCAGTGAGCAACTCTATGAAAATCCATTGCATCCATATACGCAAGCCCTACTATCTGCAATCCCTATCCCAGATCCTGATATGGAGGATAATAGAGAACGAATCATTCTCGAGGGCGATCTTCCAAGCCCGATAGACCCGCCAAGTGGCTGTGTATTTCGGACGCGCTGTCCAGCAGCCATGGAAGTGTGTTCAGTTAAAACGCCTGTTTGGATGGAAGTGGAACAAGATCACTACGTAGCCTGTCACTTGTATGATACGGAATAG
- a CDS encoding S66 peptidase family protein: MIYPSRLQKGDTIGVIAPAGTPNPEKVQKAIPFFKKMGLHVKLGKHIDKIYGYLAGSDKERLADIHDMIANPEIKAIIFARGGYGTARLAANIDYHLIRSNPKIIWGYSDITYLHTAIRQATGLVTFHGPMLASDIAKENFDYLSASMFNQLFEPTALHYSEAISSLDVLASGYAEGELVGGNLSLLASSIGTPYEIDTLGKLLLLEDIGEEPYRVDGMLNQLKLAGKLADAAGIVIGDFSEAEPTVDVSLTLEQVFVHYFQDLGCPVMKGFKIGHCLPHFTVPLGVKAQLSTIGKSLVIEPGVR; the protein is encoded by the coding sequence ATGATATACCCATCGAGGTTACAAAAAGGAGACACGATCGGTGTTATAGCGCCAGCCGGCACACCAAATCCAGAAAAAGTGCAGAAGGCTATCCCGTTTTTTAAAAAAATGGGCCTCCACGTAAAACTGGGTAAGCATATTGATAAAATTTATGGCTACTTAGCCGGATCGGATAAGGAACGCCTTGCTGATATACATGACATGATAGCTAATCCAGAAATAAAAGCAATTATTTTTGCCCGAGGTGGTTATGGGACAGCTCGCCTTGCAGCGAATATTGACTATCATTTAATCAGGAGTAATCCGAAAATTATCTGGGGGTATAGTGATATAACGTATTTACACACTGCCATTCGACAAGCAACCGGTCTCGTCACATTCCACGGTCCAATGCTTGCTTCAGATATTGCAAAGGAGAATTTCGATTACCTTTCTGCTTCGATGTTCAACCAGCTTTTTGAACCAACAGCATTACATTATTCGGAAGCCATCTCTTCATTAGACGTGCTTGCTTCAGGCTATGCAGAAGGGGAACTTGTTGGTGGGAACCTATCATTACTAGCTAGTTCGATTGGTACCCCCTATGAAATTGATACATTAGGGAAATTACTTTTGCTAGAGGACATCGGAGAAGAACCATACCGCGTTGATGGAATGCTGAACCAACTAAAACTAGCAGGGAAACTTGCGGATGCAGCAGGTATTGTGATCGGTGATTTTTCCGAAGCGGAACCGACTGTAGACGTCTCCTTAACACTGGAGCAAGTATTTGTCCACTATTTTCAAGACTTGGGTTGCCCAGTGATGAAGGGGTTTAAAATAGGTCATTGTCTTCCTCATTTCACTGTCCCATTAGGTGTGAAGGCGCAGTTATCTACTATTGGAAAGTCATTAGTCATCGAACCGGGTGTCAGGTAA
- a CDS encoding peptide ABC transporter substrate-binding protein, protein MKKFLLFLFVVLTIMVLAACTANEGAGEETENDSEGDSTAEETEDNGEDVTEEQDGDNILRLNNGEEPTSFNPPIGFDENSWLPLNNLMEGLTRLGEDHTPEAAMAEDWDVSDDGTVYTFYLREDANWSNGDPVVADDFVFAWQQLLDPETGSPAAFLAYFVENGEDFNSGEASAEDVGVTAVDDKTFEVVLEDPTGFFLHVITNPAFFPINEQVAEENPDWHAEAESFVSNGPFMLESWDHDSEMVFAKNDTYWDADTVSLDGVHWSMVNDTNTQYQMFETNELDVASIPAEMSDDLIDGDNVAIDEMGGLEFFRFNVEEEPFQNEKIRKAFALAVDRQDIADYVVKNEVEPAYGFVSPGFTNPSGEDFRDRNGDLVATNPEEATELLEEGMEEEGYAELPAVTLSYNTSDLNKSIAETMQSMLSENLGIDVTLENTEWNVFLEDQQNLEHQFSRSSFLFDYGDPVNFLESFITDSSMNRTDWSNEEYDQLIADVKAEADEDQRWELMYEAEELLAEEMPILPLRYYNQVFIEADGVTGILRHPVGYADLKYAEKE, encoded by the coding sequence ATGAAAAAGTTTTTATTATTTTTATTTGTGGTCTTAACGATTATGGTTTTAGCCGCCTGTACAGCAAATGAAGGAGCAGGGGAAGAGACGGAAAATGATAGTGAAGGCGATAGTACAGCAGAAGAAACAGAGGATAATGGGGAAGATGTAACAGAAGAACAAGATGGGGATAATATTCTTCGTCTTAATAATGGGGAAGAGCCGACATCGTTTAATCCGCCAATTGGGTTTGATGAAAATTCGTGGCTACCATTAAACAACTTGATGGAAGGACTGACGCGTCTAGGGGAGGATCACACACCTGAAGCGGCCATGGCTGAAGACTGGGATGTCTCCGATGATGGAACAGTCTACACGTTTTATCTACGCGAGGATGCGAATTGGTCAAATGGTGACCCTGTTGTAGCAGACGACTTTGTCTTTGCATGGCAGCAGTTATTGGATCCAGAAACAGGTTCCCCGGCAGCATTCCTAGCCTATTTCGTTGAAAATGGGGAAGATTTTAATAGTGGTGAGGCGTCTGCAGAAGATGTTGGTGTAACGGCTGTTGACGACAAAACATTTGAAGTGGTGCTTGAGGATCCAACTGGCTTCTTCCTGCATGTTATAACCAATCCTGCATTTTTCCCAATTAATGAGCAGGTAGCAGAGGAGAATCCAGATTGGCACGCTGAAGCAGAATCGTTTGTCTCAAACGGACCATTTATGCTTGAGTCTTGGGATCATGACAGTGAAATGGTTTTTGCAAAAAATGATACGTATTGGGATGCAGATACCGTCAGTCTTGATGGCGTACATTGGTCAATGGTCAATGATACAAATACCCAGTACCAAATGTTTGAAACAAATGAGCTTGATGTTGCAAGTATCCCGGCAGAAATGTCCGATGATCTAATTGACGGGGATAATGTCGCGATCGATGAGATGGGTGGATTGGAATTCTTTCGGTTTAACGTAGAAGAAGAACCTTTTCAAAATGAAAAGATTAGAAAAGCATTTGCATTAGCAGTAGACCGTCAGGATATTGCAGATTATGTTGTGAAAAACGAAGTAGAACCTGCATATGGGTTCGTGTCTCCTGGATTTACAAACCCATCAGGGGAGGATTTTCGTGATCGGAATGGCGATCTTGTAGCAACGAATCCAGAAGAGGCAACCGAATTACTTGAAGAAGGCATGGAGGAAGAAGGCTACGCGGAACTTCCAGCCGTAACATTATCTTATAACACCAGTGACCTTAATAAATCGATTGCTGAAACCATGCAAAGCATGCTAAGTGAGAACCTGGGTATTGATGTAACCTTGGAAAATACAGAATGGAACGTTTTCTTAGAAGATCAGCAAAATTTAGAGCATCAATTCTCACGTAGTTCATTCCTATTTGATTATGGTGATCCTGTAAACTTCCTGGAAAGCTTTATAACAGACTCGTCCATGAATCGTACGGACTGGTCAAATGAAGAATATGATCAATTAATTGCGGACGTGAAAGCAGAAGCAGACGAAGATCAGCGCTGGGAGCTTATGTACGAGGCGGAGGAATTGTTAGCAGAGGAAATGCCGATCCTGCCGCTTCGCTACTATAATCAAGTATTCATTGAAGCAGATGGCGTAACCGGTATCCTGCGTCATCCAGTAGGCTATGCAGATCTAAAATATGCAGAGAAAGAATAA
- a CDS encoding ABC transporter ATP-binding protein: MDKILEVRDLHVAFTTYGGTVKAVRGVDFYLNKGETLAIVGESGCGKSVTANAIMRLIPDPPGKITNGSISFHEKDLTTFTEKQMRSIRGVDISMIFQDPMTALNPTLTIGTQLMEGLRQHQAISGNDAKRRALEMLDLVGIPNPEERLKQYPHQFSGGMRQRVVIAIALICEPELLIADEPTTALDVTIQAQILELFEKIQAATGVSIILITHDLGVVAKIADRIVVMYAGKIIEEGTRREVFYQPKHPYTQGLLMSVPRLDVKGEALTPIEGTPPDLFSPPKACPFTARCSFAMEVCEKVYPENYQLSDTHSVDCWLQDERAKPFSDPVTVNIN; the protein is encoded by the coding sequence ATGGATAAAATTCTCGAAGTACGTGATCTACATGTTGCATTTACAACGTATGGCGGGACGGTAAAAGCAGTACGCGGCGTTGACTTTTATTTAAATAAAGGGGAAACGCTCGCAATCGTAGGGGAATCAGGCTGCGGAAAAAGCGTCACAGCCAATGCGATTATGCGACTCATTCCTGACCCACCAGGAAAAATTACAAATGGGTCTATCTCGTTTCATGAAAAAGATTTAACGACGTTTACCGAGAAACAGATGCGATCTATTCGAGGTGTGGATATCTCGATGATCTTCCAGGATCCGATGACTGCATTAAATCCGACACTGACAATTGGTACGCAGCTAATGGAAGGTTTAAGGCAACATCAAGCTATATCTGGTAATGATGCGAAGCGGCGAGCGCTTGAAATGCTGGATTTAGTCGGTATACCGAATCCAGAAGAGCGTTTGAAGCAATATCCCCACCAGTTCAGTGGAGGAATGCGTCAACGTGTTGTAATAGCTATCGCGTTGATCTGCGAACCGGAATTATTAATAGCGGATGAGCCTACGACAGCCTTGGATGTAACGATTCAGGCACAAATTTTAGAGCTTTTTGAAAAAATCCAAGCGGCTACAGGTGTATCAATTATTCTAATCACGCATGATTTAGGCGTTGTTGCAAAAATTGCAGATCGAATTGTAGTGATGTATGCAGGAAAAATAATTGAGGAAGGAACGAGACGGGAGGTTTTTTATCAACCAAAGCATCCCTATACACAAGGATTATTAATGTCCGTTCCACGCCTTGACGTTAAGGGTGAGGCGTTGACACCTATTGAAGGAACACCACCAGATTTATTTTCACCTCCCAAGGCGTGTCCATTTACAGCTAGATGTTCATTCGCCATGGAGGTGTGTGAAAAAGTTTATCCAGAAAATTACCAACTAAGTGATACACATAGCGTCGATTGCTGGTTGCAGGATGAACGAGCTAAACCGTTTTCGGATCCTGTCACCGTCAATATAAATTGA
- a CDS encoding ABC transporter permease, which produces MKSSNNFKARHSPTEIPDDWFKKKQKGKETSETVSRPSLSYWEDAWKRLMKNKLAMAGLIFLVLLLFMAIFGPVISPHEVNQQNLPNQYQPPSMEHWFGTDNAGRDVFTRTWFGARISLFVGLMAALIDVTVGIICGGVAGYKGGRTDGIMMRIIEILYGLPYLLVVILLLVVLGPSLATIIIALSVTGWVGMARIVRGQVLQIKNYEFVLASKSFGTKTPRVIRKNLLPNAMGPIIVQMTLTVPTAIFAEAFLSFLGLGVQSPHASWGVMANDSLGAILSGNWWTLFFPAFFISFTMFAFNVLGDGLQDALDPKLRK; this is translated from the coding sequence ATGAAATCTTCCAATAATTTTAAAGCACGCCATTCTCCGACTGAAATACCTGATGATTGGTTTAAAAAGAAACAAAAAGGTAAGGAAACTTCTGAAACAGTTTCCAGACCTTCCTTGTCCTATTGGGAGGATGCATGGAAACGCCTGATGAAGAATAAACTGGCAATGGCAGGATTGATTTTCCTTGTATTGCTCTTATTCATGGCTATCTTTGGTCCGGTTATTTCACCACATGAAGTAAACCAGCAAAATTTGCCTAATCAGTATCAGCCTCCATCTATGGAACATTGGTTTGGAACAGATAATGCAGGGCGAGATGTATTTACGAGAACATGGTTTGGTGCTCGGATATCGTTATTTGTCGGCCTGATGGCAGCCTTAATTGATGTCACTGTTGGCATTATCTGTGGTGGGGTTGCTGGTTACAAAGGTGGTCGTACAGACGGCATCATGATGCGCATTATTGAAATTTTATATGGTCTTCCCTATTTATTGGTTGTTATTTTATTGCTGGTGGTTTTAGGTCCAAGTTTAGCAACCATCATTATTGCATTAAGCGTTACGGGGTGGGTAGGTATGGCCCGAATTGTGCGGGGACAGGTGCTTCAGATAAAAAATTACGAATTTGTTCTCGCATCCAAATCATTTGGGACCAAAACCCCTAGAGTTATTCGGAAAAATTTACTTCCGAATGCAATGGGTCCCATTATTGTACAAATGACACTAACGGTGCCAACAGCTATTTTTGCAGAAGCATTTTTGAGCTTTTTGGGGCTTGGTGTACAATCCCCGCATGCAAGTTGGGGAGTGATGGCAAATGATTCATTAGGAGCCATTCTATCTGGGAATTGGTGGACATTATTTTTTCCAGCATTTTTTATTTCATTTACCATGTTTGCTTTTAATGTCCTAGGTGATGGACTTCAAGATGCACTTGATCCGAAATTAAGGAAGTAG
- a CDS encoding ABC transporter permease, producing MLRYIIKRLLIMIVTLWIIVTLTFVLMVSIPGSPFNSERATNETVQANLEAHYNLDEPYHIQYFLYLKSIVTFDFGPSIKQPNQSVNDLLERGFPISFELGILTIMVAVVSGIILGIIAALRHNGIVDYLAMSLAVIGISIPNFVLATLLIQQLAVNLNMLPAATWSSPAHMILPIIALATSPMAIIARLTRSTMLEVLTQDYIKMARAKGLSPWKIIIKHALRNALMPVVTIMGTLLASILTGTFVIEEIFAIPGMGKYFVESINQRDYPVIMGTTVFYSAFLIITLFLVDVAYGILDPRIKMNKKGGE from the coding sequence ATGCTTCGGTATATTATAAAACGATTACTCATCATGATTGTGACCTTGTGGATTATTGTAACGTTAACATTCGTTTTAATGGTTTCAATCCCGGGTTCGCCCTTTAATAGTGAACGAGCAACCAATGAAACGGTACAAGCTAATTTAGAAGCCCATTACAATCTTGATGAACCCTACCATATTCAGTATTTTCTATATCTAAAGTCGATCGTAACCTTTGATTTTGGGCCATCAATAAAGCAGCCAAACCAGTCGGTAAATGATTTATTAGAGCGTGGATTTCCCATTTCTTTTGAATTAGGTATCCTCACCATTATGGTGGCTGTTGTTTCAGGGATTATTTTGGGAATCATAGCTGCCCTCCGACATAACGGGATTGTGGATTATTTAGCGATGAGTCTTGCAGTAATCGGGATCTCCATACCAAACTTTGTATTAGCAACCTTACTGATTCAGCAATTGGCAGTTAATTTAAATATGTTACCAGCAGCTACATGGTCAAGTCCTGCCCATATGATTCTTCCGATTATTGCACTGGCAACAAGTCCAATGGCAATCATTGCTAGGCTGACGAGGTCAACTATGTTAGAAGTCCTGACACAGGATTACATAAAAATGGCGCGAGCAAAAGGGCTCTCTCCATGGAAAATTATCATCAAACATGCCCTCCGGAACGCCTTAATGCCTGTAGTTACCATAATGGGGACATTGCTTGCAAGTATTTTAACAGGGACCTTTGTAATTGAAGAAATCTTCGCCATTCCTGGAATGGGCAAGTATTTTGTAGAAAGCATTAACCAGAGGGATTACCCGGTCATTATGGGTACGACTGTATTTTATAGTGCATTCCTTATTATTACGCTGTTTCTTGTAGATGTAGCATATGGAATTTTAGATCCCCGCATTAAAATGAATAAAAAGGGAGGAGAATAG
- a CDS encoding glycoside hydrolase domain-containing protein has protein sequence MDEMVLEVQKWLNETYTGRIGYTPIPEDGQTGNTTVDALIIGLQYEIGIAFPVPNFGPSTKERFPGLSKQESNEAPTNLNMILQGGFWCKGYNPGGFTGNFFEATEDKVREFESDVGLNPTGYVDAKLMEAILNTDGFRQAGGYPPYIRTMQQLLNKDYNQYFDYIPTNGNYERKTNKAIIYALQHEIGIGDIANGNYGPSTEANTPTLTPGNENREQNRVLQFALAANGYYQSSLYDGNYGSAVESAVREFQEFMTLPVIGIADMATIKQLLTSNGWTGRSASACDASTIVDRPKAQTLVDHGYEIIGRYLTGTVGGTRSKAMTHTELEILEEYGIRVFPIYQDGGYYPEYFNHGRGYSDGYRAIEAADRLGFPHGTTIYFAVDFDAYDFQVQDRILPYLRGVRQALDSTAGEAGISRYELGVYGPRNICIQAAGDSGVRATYSFVANMSTGFSGNLGYPMPTNWSFSQFYEYTITSGPDSSTIGIDKNDYSGRDTGVSSVNPPSEGDHLRDKLYDEMMDLGSSLPSFFIDPDVFGTTFAFNQEIPVFESLFYSISLEAQINYSIGGEDATYITVSDGEIGYDLEDIINSEEFFGRLSASRRLEYEEQLSDLSATIGNGYIEFTAYMDGMQNVTKITAYKDDIRIDEQNKVSLAVSVIFEVISGNTPSPEFGGYPQKLEFYYAADWMD, from the coding sequence ATGGACGAAATGGTATTAGAAGTACAAAAGTGGTTGAACGAAACTTACACAGGAAGGATTGGTTATACACCTATACCTGAAGACGGACAAACAGGAAACACAACTGTGGATGCCTTAATCATCGGACTTCAATATGAAATAGGAATAGCTTTTCCTGTGCCTAATTTTGGGCCAAGTACAAAAGAAAGATTTCCTGGGTTATCTAAACAAGAAAGTAATGAAGCGCCAACAAATCTAAACATGATTCTCCAAGGTGGATTTTGGTGTAAAGGGTACAATCCAGGTGGATTTACAGGTAATTTCTTTGAAGCTACAGAGGATAAAGTAAGGGAATTTGAGAGTGACGTTGGTTTAAATCCAACTGGATATGTAGATGCAAAATTGATGGAGGCAATATTAAATACTGATGGTTTTAGGCAGGCAGGTGGATACCCACCATATATTAGAACAATGCAGCAACTTCTAAATAAAGATTATAACCAGTACTTTGATTATATCCCAACAAATGGTAACTATGAAAGAAAAACCAACAAAGCTATTATCTACGCTCTACAGCATGAAATTGGAATTGGAGATATTGCGAATGGTAATTATGGACCTAGTACAGAAGCGAACACTCCAACTCTAACACCTGGTAACGAAAATAGAGAACAGAACAGGGTGCTCCAATTTGCGTTAGCAGCTAATGGATATTATCAATCAAGTTTATATGATGGTAATTACGGTAGTGCTGTAGAATCTGCAGTTCGTGAATTTCAAGAATTTATGACATTACCTGTAATAGGAATAGCTGATATGGCGACTATTAAACAGCTTCTTACAAGTAATGGATGGACAGGGAGAAGTGCTTCTGCATGTGACGCATCAACCATTGTTGACCGTCCAAAAGCTCAAACCTTAGTAGATCACGGATATGAAATTATAGGACGCTATCTAACTGGAACAGTTGGAGGAACTCGTTCAAAAGCAATGACTCATACAGAACTGGAGATACTTGAAGAATATGGGATTAGGGTGTTCCCAATTTACCAAGACGGAGGATACTATCCCGAGTACTTCAATCATGGCCGAGGATATAGTGATGGATATAGAGCAATTGAAGCAGCTGATAGACTCGGTTTCCCTCACGGAACAACTATATATTTTGCAGTAGATTTTGATGCATATGATTTCCAGGTACAAGATCGCATCCTTCCTTATTTAAGAGGAGTCAGACAAGCCCTTGATTCTACAGCTGGTGAAGCCGGAATCTCTAGATATGAGTTAGGAGTTTACGGTCCAAGAAACATCTGCATTCAGGCTGCAGGTGATTCAGGAGTTAGAGCTACGTATAGTTTTGTTGCAAACATGTCAACAGGATTTAGTGGGAATTTAGGGTATCCCATGCCAACAAATTGGTCTTTCAGCCAGTTTTACGAATATACAATTACATCTGGGCCTGACTCTAGCACAATCGGGATTGATAAAAATGACTATTCAGGAAGAGACACTGGTGTAAGTAGCGTTAATCCTCCTTCTGAAGGGGACCATTTAAGAGACAAATTATACGATGAAATGATGGATTTAGGTAGTTCTTTACCTAGTTTCTTTATAGACCCAGATGTTTTTGGAACGACTTTTGCCTTCAATCAGGAAATTCCAGTATTCGAGAGTCTATTCTATAGCATTTCGCTAGAAGCTCAAATAAATTACTCTATTGGAGGAGAAGATGCAACATATATTACGGTCTCTGATGGAGAGATTGGCTATGACCTCGAAGATATAATTAATTCAGAAGAATTTTTTGGAAGGTTAAGCGCCTCTAGACGATTGGAATACGAGGAGCAACTTAGTGACTTATCTGCTACGATTGGAAATGGGTATATTGAATTTACAGCTTATATGGATGGCATGCAGAATGTAACTAAAATTACTGCGTACAAAGATGATATTCGTATAGACGAACAAAACAAAGTAAGTTTGGCAGTATCAGTTATTTTTGAAGTAATCTCGGGTAATACTCCTAGTCCAGAATTTGGTGGTTACCCCCAAAAGTTAGAGTTTTATTATGCAGCTGATTGGATGGATTGA
- a CDS encoding transposase — MAKYSEEFKIKLVTEYLHGNLGYKLLAKKYNMPSQTPLQDWVRAYKTQGMEGLKRRKRKEAYSVQFKLDTVQFMLETGASYQETADQFKLNNPSLINHWMKVFNEQGIEGLIPKSKGRPSMSKKHNKPKKKDEKNLTREEELKHENELLRLENAYLKKLKAFRENPNAFHEKFKQSWHSSSNKKDSD, encoded by the coding sequence ATGGCTAAATATAGTGAAGAATTTAAAATTAAACTTGTCACTGAGTATTTGCATGGGAATCTGGGATATAAATTATTGGCAAAAAAATACAATATGCCTTCTCAAACACCATTACAAGATTGGGTAAGAGCCTATAAAACTCAAGGGATGGAGGGATTAAAACGAAGAAAAAGGAAAGAAGCATACTCTGTTCAATTTAAATTAGATACTGTACAATTTATGTTAGAGACAGGTGCTTCTTATCAGGAAACTGCTGATCAATTTAAATTGAACAATCCTTCATTAATTAACCATTGGATGAAAGTATTTAATGAACAAGGAATAGAAGGCCTGATACCAAAATCAAAGGGGCGACCTTCTATGTCTAAGAAACACAATAAACCTAAGAAGAAAGACGAGAAGAATTTAACGCGTGAAGAAGAGTTGAAACATGAGAATGAACTACTAAGGCTAGAAAACGCGTATCTAAAAAAGCTAAAAGCTTTTCGGGAAAATCCGAATGCCTTCCACGAAAAGTTCAAGCAAAGCTGGCATTCGAGCTCAAACAAGAAGGATTCAGATTAA